The Synergistota bacterium region TTACCAGTAGGAGCCATGGCACTTCTTAACGTCTGATAGAGGACATCTTTGAAGGTAACCCTGCTTTTCTTAAAGCCCACCGTATTGACGTTAGAGATATTATTACCTATGACATCAAGCTCGAGAAGATGATTTTTTAAACCGGAAATTCCGGAATATAAGCTTCTTAGCATTGGAAAACGCCTCCTTCTTTGAGAGGCGCTCCTTCGCCGATTTTTTCATCCGTGAATTTTCAAGCTTTTACCTCTTCAACGCTATTTAAAGGTATCTCATACTTTCCATCATCTATCACCAAGACTATCCCGTCCTTCGTGGGCTTTATTCCCGTAACCTTACCCTCTACCTTATCGCCACTTTCAGAATCCGTGAATTTAACCGTCTTACCTATAAGGTTAAAAAACTGTGCCCATGACATATCAACGAGAAACTTCTCAAGTTCCTTGGACATATTGGTTATCTGCTCGAGCGTGCTAAACTGAGCCATTTGAGCAACGAACTCCTTATCCTCCATCGGAGAAAAAGGATCCTGATAGCGAAG contains the following coding sequences:
- the flgD gene encoding flagellar hook assembly protein FlgD, with product MFDRVNNLGAYYFPSSDTKLTRGKELDKDAFLKLLVTQLRYQDPFSPMEDKEFVAQMAQFSTLEQITNMSKELEKFLVDMSWAQFFNLIGKTVKFTDSESGDKVEGKVTGIKPTKDGIVLVIDDGKYEIPLNSVEEVKA